From the genome of Nakamurella flavida:
GCAGCAGGAGTTCGGCGAACCCGGTGCGCGGACCCGAGGCGAGCCAGCGCATGTCGTTCGCGATCTTCATCAGGGCCACGGCCAGACCGCGCAGCGCGGCGGCGGCCCGCACCATGGCGTCCAGCGACCCCTGGGCCATGAACTTGTTCGGGGCGGTGACGAACTTCCGGCCGGTCAGCTCGGCGATGGTCAGCGCGATGTCCTCGCTGAAGCCCTCCGGGGCGTTCAGGCCGGTGCCGACGGCGGTGCCGCCGGCGGCCAGCTCCAGCAGACCTCCGCGGCTGTGCTCGATCTCGTCGATGCAGGCGCGGATCTGCGCGGCCCAGCCGGACCACTCCTGGCCGACGGTGAGCGGCACCGCGTCCTCGAGGTGGGTGCGGCCGATCTTGACCACGTCCATCCAGCCGATGGCCTTGCGCTCCAGCTCGTCGGCCAGTGCCGTGGCCCGCGGCAGCAGCTTCTCGTCGATCTCCAGGATTGCGGCGATGTGCATCGCGGTGGGGAAGGTGTCGTTGCTGGACTGCCCCATGTTGACGTCGTCGTTGGGGCCCACCGGGTGCTGGGTGCCCAGCTCCCCGCCGAGCAGCTGGATGGCCCGGTTGGACAGCACCTCGTTGACGTTCATGTTGCTCTGCGTCCCGGACCCGGTCTGCCATACGAACAGCGGGAAGTTGTCGTCGAGCTTGCCGGCGATGGTCTCCTCGGCGGCCTGGATGATCGCGTCGGTCTTCCAGTCCGGCAGCCGGCCCGCGGCGTGGTTGACGATCGCGGCGGCCTTCTTCACGTAGCCGTAGGCGCGGTAGACCTCGACCGGCATGTGGTCGTTGCCGATGGAGAAGTGGATCAGCGACCGCTGGGTCTGCGCCCCCCAGTAGTGGTCGGCCGGCACCTCCACGGTGCCCATGGAGTCGAACTCGCTGCGGGAGCCGGTGGCACTCAGGCCGATCGGGACGTCGCGCAGGGTCGGGCTGGCGGCGGTCGGGGTGGCGGCGGCGGCCGGGGCCGTCTGCGGATCGGCGTGGGTGGTCATGGGTTCTCCTGGGTCTGGGTTGCGGGGCGGTCGTTCAGGGAGTGGGTCAGGCCTGAGCCGGATGGGGGGTGTAGACCGGCTGCCACATGGCGTCCTGCACGGCCTGGACCAGGTCGTCGTGGGTGCGGGTGGCGACGCCGTCGGCGGCGGCGGCCTTCGCGACGGCCAGGGCCACCGTCGCCGAGGAGGCCCGCAGGTTCTCCACGTCGGGCAGCAGGGAGGCGCCCAGGGGAGTCGGATCGACCTGGCCGGCGACGGCCTCGGCCGCGGCGAGCAGCATCCCGTCGGTGACGTGTCGGGCGCCGGAGACGATCGTGCCCAACCCCAGGCCGGGGTAGAGCAGGGCGTTGTTGGCCTGCCCGATGACGTACCGGACGCCGTCGTACTCGACGGGCGGGACCGGGATGCCGGTGGCCACCAGGGCCTGGCCCTTCGACTGGGGGATGACGTCCGCCGGCATGGCCTCGATGCGCTCGGTCGGGTTGGACAGCGGCAGGATGATGGGCCGTTCGACCCCGGCGCACATGGCCTCGACCACGTCCCGGGTGAAGGCGTTGTGGTCGGTGGACGTGCCGATGAGCACCGTGGGGGCGACCTGTCGGATGGCGGTGACCAGGTCGATCTTCCCGCCGGTCCGCGGCCAGTCCGCGACCTCGGCGGCCGGGCGGGCGTAGGCCTGCTGGTAGTTCGGCAGGTCGGGCATGTCGTCGGTGACCAGGCCGTCCACGTCGACCAGCCACACCCGCGCCTTCGCCTCGTCCGGGGTCGCCCCGGACCGGATCATCGCGGCGTGGATCTGATCGGCCATGCCGGTGCCGGCGGTGCCCGCTCCGTAGACCAGCAGCCGCTGCTCGGCGAAGGTCTGCCCGGTGATCTTGAGCCCGGAGATGACGCAGGACATCACGATGGCGCCCGTGCCCTGCATGTCGTCGTTGAAGATGCGGTAGGTGTCCCGGTACTCCTCCAGGATCCGGCGGGCGTTGCTCGGGCCGAAGTCCTCGAAGTGCAGCAGGGCGTTCGGGAAGAGCTCGGTGGCGACCTCCAGGTAGGTCCGGATCAGGTCGTCGTACCGCTGACCGGACACGCGGGCGTGCCGGTTGCCGAGATAGGCGGGATCGTTCAGCAGGATCTCGTTGTCGGTCCCGACGTCCAGGTTCACCGCGATCACCCGGTTCGGGTCGATGCCGGCGGCGGCGGTGTAGACGGCGAGCTTGCCGATGGAGATGTCGGTGCCGTTCACGCCCCAGTCGCCGATGCCGAGGATCTCCTGCGCATCGGAGACCACCAGCAGGTCGACGTCGTCCGGGCCCAGGCCGAGGGTCTGGAACGAGGCGCGCACGTCCTCGGGGCGGTCGATGGACAGGTACACGGCGCGCGAGTGGCGGTAGTCGCGGCTCCACAGCTTGATGGCCTCGCCGACGGTGGGGTCGTAGACGACCGGGAGCAGTTCGGCGAGGTGCTCGGCGACGACCTTGTAGAACAGCACCTCGTTGCGATCGTGCAGGGAGTCCAGGAAGACGTACTTCTCCAGATCGGTGGAGTACCGCTGCAGTTGCGCGTAGCTGCGGGACGCCTGTTCGTCGAGCGTCTCCACCGCGGCCGGCAGCCGTCCGGTGAGGCCGAGCTCCGCGCGCTCGGCCAGGGTGAAGGCGGTGCCGCGATTGCGCAGGGGGTCGGTCAGGGCGGTGGGGCGGAGACTCATGGGCGCTCCCGGTTCGTCGTCAGGGCAGGGGTGGGCGGACCTGAGCTGCGGTCGGGGCGGCGGCGGTCATCCGGCGGTGGTCATCCGGCTGGGTCGTCCGGCTGGGTGGTCCGACAGGGTTCGTCCGGCCGGACGGGACGGCCGGGCGGGGGCGGCGGCACCGGGTGGCGGCTCGTGCGGGCCGACCCGGAGCCGGGCTCACACGCCGGCCTGCGGTAGCAACTCTGCGCTTAATGTCGGCTACACGTAGTGAGATCAGTGTGAACAAGCGGGAGGGTCGGGGAGTCGGCGACGTCCGTCGCAGCAGGTCAGCGGGTCGAGCGGTGGGCGAGCGCGGCGAGGGCAGCGACCAGCTCGGGCCACACCGCGGGCGGGGGAGCCTGGTGCCCGACGCCGTCCAGGACGAGCAGCGGGGCGTCCAGGGCCCTGGCCAGGGCTTCCCCGTGCGCCAGGGGGAACAGCGGGTCGGCCGAGCCGTGGACGACCAGGGCCGGCACTCCCCGCAGGGCGCTGAGATCGACCGACGGAGCCGACTCGGCCACCAGGAAGTGGTTGGCGGCTCCGGCCATGGACGGCGTGCGGGCCCACACGGCCGCGACGAGGCGGCGCATCCCGTCCTCGTCGAACAGCCCGGGACCGGCGTACGGGCGCTCGGCCTCGATCACCCAGTCCGTGACGCTGTCCACGTCCGACCAGTCCGGTGCGGGCGGTTCGACGTCGAAGGTGGCCAGGATCGCCGCCGACGGTCCCGGGAGATCACCGACGGCGCCCGCGGGACTGGTGGACAGCAGGGCCAGCGCGGCCACCCGGTCCCGGTGGACCGCGGCGATCTGCTGGGCCAGCCCGCCGCCCATCGACAGGCCGGCGATCGTGGCGGTGGCGATGCCGAACGCGTCGAGGACGTGGACCGCGTCCTCGGCCAGGTCCCGCGCGGCGTAGTCCGGCTCCCCGGGCGGGGAGAGCGTCGACTCCCCGGTGTCCCGGGTGTCGTACCGCAGGACGAGCAGGTGCTCGGCGGCGAGTGCCTGGCAGAAGGCGTCGTCCCACCAGTCCCGCGACCACGTCGCGCCGCCGAGCAGCAGCAGGGCGGGGTCGGTGGGATCGCCCAGGGCCTGCGCGGCGACGATGCCGCCGCGGACGTCGACCGTTCTCGATCGCCACCCGGCGGCAGCGTCGGGGGCGGTCACGGCTCGACCACGGTCATGGCGTCATCGTCGCTGTTCCCCCCGGAACTGGCCACCGGACGGTACTCAGTCCGCGGGCGGGAAGACCACGCCCTTGGTGATGAGGAAGCAGGAGAACGGCCGCGACTCCGAGGTGAGGATCGCGCCGTAGGCCTGCCGGGCCGCGGCGTAGAACGCGGTGCGGGCCAGCGGGGTCACGGTCACGTCGCGGCCCTCCGCGTCGGTGAGGATCCGGGTGATCTCGCCGTGGGTGGGGATGACGGCGTCAGCTTCGTCATCGGGCACCATGCCCCACACCGACGGGTCCACGAAGGTGTCGACGGGCAGCAGCTCGGCGATGGCCGCGATCGCCGTCGGGGCGTCGGCGCCGGCCAGGGTGGCCACCCGGGCGTGGTTGGCTGCGGCCGGGTAGTTCCGGTCGACCACGGCGAGCACGTCGCCGTGCCCCATCGCGGACAGCATCGTGAGCGCCTCGGTGGTGAGCAGGGCGGGGATTCCCTTGAGCATTCTCGTCTCCGGATCGGTGGCGGGGCGGGTGGTCTCAGCCGACGGGGCGGTTGCGGTACCGGCCGACCAGCTCCGGTGCCGCAGCCTGCAGCCGTACCGGTGGCAGGCCGGCCTTCATGAGCTCCAGGTCGTCGCAGACCATCTCGCCGATGGTGTGGAACGCCTGCTCGATGCCGCCGGCCCGGTGCCCGGAGAGGATCACGGTGTCCAGGGCGCGGAACGGGCTGTCGGCGGGGATCGGCTCGACCGGCCAGACGTCGATCCCGGCGACGATCCGGCCGGCGGTGAGCTCGGCCAGCAGGGCGTCGTAGTCGACCACCGCGGCCCGGCTGACCAGGATCAGGCGGGCCCCGTCGGGCAGCAGGGCGAGCTTGGCCGCGTCCAGCAGGTGGGCGCTCTCCGGGGTCGCCGTGGCGAAGACGAAGACGAACGTGCTGCGGGACAACGTCTCCTCGAGCGAGGAGGGGAGGACTCCGGCGTCGGTCAGCACCGCGGGCGGCAGCCAGGGGTCGTACACGCGGACGTTGGTGTGGAACGGGGCGAGCAGCGCGTGCAGACTGCGCCCGAGGTTGCCGAAACCGATCACGCCGACATCGGCCCCGCGCAGCAGGATGGCACCGACGTTGCTCTCCGAGACGTACTTCTCCCGCCCGGAGCGGGCCGCGTGGTCCTCCCGGCTGATGCCCCGGGCCGCGTCCAGGGCAAGGCCCAGTGCGTACTCGGCCACGGCCTGGCTGTACGCGCTCCCGCAGCCCAGCACCCGGATCCCCTGCGCGAAGGCAGTCGGGTAGTCGATGTTGGGGAAGAAGTTGCCCTCCACGTTGACGATGGCCCGCAGCGCGGGGGCGGCGGCCAATCGGTCGGCGGGCAGGTCCGGCTGACCGACCACGGCGAACGCCCGCGGCAGTGCGGCCAGGAGTGCGGCGTCGGAGAGGTCGGTGTCGAGATCCACCACCTCGAACTCCCGGTGCAGCCGGGCCAGCGTGTCCGGCGCGAAGATCCGGTCGCGCTCCTGCGGTGCCGGTCGCAGGATGATCAGCGGCCTGTCGTCGGGCATCGGGTCTCCAGAACGGTCGGGTGGGACACGGCAGGACCGGCGTGCCCCCGGATCGTAGGGGCGCACCCGGGCCTGCTCACGCGTGCACGTCGAGGCGGATCACCCCGGCGTGGGCCAGGGACAGCAGGTAGGCCTCGGCATCGGACACCCGCAGCCACAGCACCGTCGCCTCCCGGACGTCCCCGTCCCCATCGGCCACCGGGGCGGGCCGGTCGGTGTGCGGGCGGAACCGGGTGTCCAGCAGGACCAGCGGGACGCGGGCGTCCCAGCGCTCGACGTCGGGCATGTCGTCCGGCTCGGCCAGTAGCACCTGCCGCTGCTCCTCGGTCAGGTCGGTGGCCTCGGCGGCGAGCTTGCCGACCAGGGCGCGTCGCACGTGCAGGGCGTGCCGGGTCCGGGCGTCCAGGCGCCCCGCCTCGTCCCGGTCCAGGTAGCCGGGCATCCACTCGGCGAGCAGGTCGTCCGCGGTGGCCGCGTACACCTGTTCGTCGCTGCGGGGGTCGAACCAGCAGAACCGGGGAGGCTGCCCGTCCGGGCCGATCGAGAGGTCGACCGGCGGTCCGGGGTCGTTGCCGTGCTCGTCCGTGGTCATCGGGCAAAAGTACCGGCGGGCTACCGTGACCCCGCCCGCACCCGCTGGATCTCGAGGAGGACACATGACCGGTCGACTGTCCGGCAGGACGGCCCTGATCACCGGGGCCGGATCGGGGATCGGGGAACGGGTCGCGCAGCGGTTCGCCGCCGAGGGCGCGACCGTGGTGCTCACCGACCGGGACCAGCAGGCGGCCGAACGGGCCGCCGGGGCCTGCCCCGGTGCGGTGGCGATCCGGCTCGACATCTCCGACGAGGACAGCGTGGCCGCGGGCTACGCCGCCGCGGCGGAGCGGGGGCTGGAGATCGACGTCGTGGTGGCCAACGCCGGGGTACAGCTGTTCGGCCAGGACGCGCCCATCGCCGATCTCGACCTCGAGGTGTGGAACCGCACGGTCGGGGTCAATCTCACCGGCACCTTCCTGACCGTCAAGCACGCCGTGCGCGCCATGCTGACACCCGGCCGGTCCCGGCCCGGCGGGTCGATCATCCTCACCGGCAGCCCCACCGGGTTGAACGGCGAGGGTGCCGCGTTTACCGCGTACAGCAGTTCCAAGGCCGGCATCCACGGGCTCGCCCGCACCGTGGCCGCGGCCTACGCGGCCGACGGGATCCGGGTGAACACCGTGGTCCCCGGATACACCGAGACCCCGCTGGTCACCGCCATCTCCGGCAACGCGGAGGACCGGGCGGCGATCGTCTCCCGCATCCCGCTCGGCCGGCCGGGTCGCCCCGAGGACGTCGAGGGGATCATGGTCTACCTGGCCGCCGACGAGTCGGCCTACGCCACCGGCAGCCTGTTCCGGGTGGACGGCGGGATGACCACCCTGTGACCCCCGCCGACCCCTGGCTCGACGATGAGCAGGCCCCGCGGACGGTGCGGCACGGCGCGTGGTCGGTGCAGCTCACCGACGACTCCGTCGACGAGATCCGGTACGGCGGAACGCTCGTGCTGCGCGCGGTGCGCTGGGTCGTCCGGGACGAGAACTGGCGGACCGTGGACCTCGTCGTGACCCACCGGCCTCTCCCGGACGGCGGGGAGGACGAGCTGATCCTGGCCGTCGAGGGCCGTTCCGTCGACCCCGCCGTGGGGGTGGTACTGACCGGCCAGTTGGTCCTCCGACCCGGCGTGCTCCGGTACGAGATCACCGGGTCGGTGCGACACCCGTTCCGCCGCAACCGATTCGGGCTGGTCGCCCTGCATTCGCCGGAGTGGGCCGGCACGCCGGTGACCGTCACGCACCCCGACGGGACCGGTTCCGACATCGTCGTGCCGGAGGAGATCGCCCCGCATCAGCCGGCCCGGGACATCGCGGCCCTTCGCTGGCGGGTCGGGACGCTCGCCGTCGAGATGGACGTGGTGGGCGACGTCTTCGAGATCGAGGACCAGCGCAACTGGACCGACGCCTCGTTCAAGACCTACAGCACCCCGCTCAGCCGGCCGTTCCCGGTGGAGCTCGGCCCGGACGACGCGGTCACCCAGGCCATCGAGGTGCGCTGTGCGCCGTCCGGGGCCGGACCCGGCCGGCCCGCATCGGCCGCGCCCGTGCCGGCCGGCGCCTCGCAGCACGAGCAGTCCTGGGTCTTCCCCGAGATCGCCCTGGGGGCGTCCACCGCCCCCGACAGCGCCGCCCTGGACAGCACCGGCCCCGACCGGCGCTGGCCCGGCACTGTGCTCGTCGAGCTGGATCTGGCCGCGGCGAACTGGCGTGCGGCCCTGGCCCGCGCCGCGGGTGAGGGGGAGCGCCTGGACGTCCGGTTCGTCTGCCCGGGTCCCGCCCCGATCGCCGACGCCGTCCGGAGCCTCGCCGGGCACCCCGTGGCCCGCGTCGGCGTGGTCGACGGCGCCACCCACGTCAGCGAGCCGCCGCTGGTGGCCGCGCTGCTGGACGCGCTGGCCGGGATGCAGCCCGGCCCGGAGCCGGTGCTGGGCACCCGCGCCCACTTCACCGAGCTCAACCGCACGATCCAGCGCCTGGATCTGCCCGACGGCGCGGGCGTGGCGTTCAGCCTGACCCCGCAGATGCACGACCGCTCCCGACGCCAGGTCATCGAGTCGGTGCCGGTACAGCGGCGGGTGGCCGAGCAGGCAGTGGCCCTCGCCGCGGGGGCGCGGGTGCACATCGGCCCGGTCACCCTGCGGCCCCGGTTCAACGCGGTGGCCACCGCGCCGGCGCCGCCGGACCCGGCCATCGAGGTGAGCGCCGGGTACGGCGCCGAGTTCGTCCCGGAGGCGACCGACCCCCGACAGGTCTCCGACGGCGTCGCGGCCTGGGCCGTGGCGAGTGCGATCGCGCTGGCCGTGCCGGGCGTCGTGTCGCTGGCGTACTTCGAGACCTGCGGACCGCGCGGGGTGGTCACCGCCGCAGGGGAGCTGCTCCCCATGGGCCGCGCCGTCGAGTGGCTCGCCGAGCTGTCCGGAGGTCGGGTGCTGGCGTCCTCGCCGGCCACCACGGCGGACCCGGTCACGCACGTCGCGGTCCGCACGTCCGACACCCTGACGGTGCTGGCTGCCAACCTCTCCGCCGGTGCACGCGAGATCGAGATCACCGTCGGGGCCGGTTCTCCCGGAGAACTCACACACTCCGCCGGTACGGTCGGCCGCGTCGCCGACCGGGACGGGGTGCTGACGCTCACCGTTCCGGCGGCCGGGGCGGTGCGCTGGGTCCGGTCGTAGGGTGCCGCCGTCCGACGTCCTGTGATCCCCGGGAGGGAACCCCACCATGACCGAGGCCTTCATGCCGTTGCAGCGCAACCGGTTCGACCCGGTGCCTGAGCTGGGGCAGCGGCGCAGCGAGCAGCCGGTGAGCAAACTCGAGTTCCCGTTCGGCATCTCGGCCTGGCTGGTCACCCGGTACGCCGACGTCAAGCAGGTGCTCGGGTCGGTCGACGGGTTCAGCAACGACTTCCGGCGGTTGACCGCGGCCGCCGGGGCGGGCGACGACGACACCACCGTGGATCCCGGCGGCCTCGGATTCGCCGACCCGCCCGACCACACCCGCCTGCGCAGGCTGCTCACGCCCCAGTTCACCGTGCGGCGCCTGGCCCAGCTCGGCCCCGGGATCGAGAAGATCATCACCGGGCGTTTGGACGCCATGGAGCAGGCCGGGCCGCCGGTGGACCTGGTGGCCGAGTTCGCCATGCCCATCCCGTCCCTGGTGATCTGCGAACTGCTGGGGGTGCCGTACGAGGACCGGGAGACGTTCCAGTCGCTGTCGGAGTCGCGGTTCGACCTGTTCGGCAACCTGGGCGATCCGATGGGGGCGATCACCGCCTCGCTGCAGTACCTCACCGGCCTGGTCGAGCAGCAGCGCCGCGACCCGGGGGACGGGTTGCTGGGCATGCTGATCCGGGAGCACGGCGACGAGATCACCGACGCCGAACTGGCCGGTCTGGCCGACGGGCTGCTCACCGGCGGGCACGAGACCACGGCCAGCAGCCTGGCCCTGGGCGCCCTCGTGCTGATGGAACGGCCGGATCTGGCCGCGTCGCTGCGGGATTCCGACACCGACACCGCCGCGGTGGTGGAGGAGCTGCTGCGCTACCTGACCGTGGTGCAGGTGGCGTTCCCCCGGTTCGCGCGGACCGATCTGGAGATCGGTGGTCAACGGATCGCCGCGGGGGACATGGTGCTGTGTTCGCTGTCCGCCGCCGACCGGGACTCCGAGCTGGTCGGCCGGCCCGACGAGGTCGCCCCCGATCAGGCGGTCACCGCGCATCTGGCCTTCGGCTACGGCATCCACCGCTGCGTCGGGGCCGAACTGGCCCGCATCGAGCTGCGGGCGGCGTTCCCGGCCCTGGTGCGGCGGTTCCCCGGGCTGGCCGTGGCCGGGTCGGCGGCCGATCTGACCTTCCGCGAGTACTCCCTGGTGCACGGCATGGACGCGCTGCCCGTCACCTGGTGACGCGCGGCCGGGTCAGCGCAGGACGGCCCGGCAGGCCAGGTGCAGGGCCAGCCGCACGCCGGGGTCGTGCATGTCGACGCCGAGGATCTCCTGGATCCGCTGGACCCGGCCGGTCACCGTGTTGCGGTGCACACCCAGGGCCTGCGCGGTGGCGGCGATGCCGGACTCGTGGTCGAGATAGCTGGTCAGGGTGACGAGCAGGACGTCCGCCTCCCCGCGGCTGCCCGCCGCGTCCGCCCCGCGCAGCGGAGCCAGCAGGGAGCGGGCGGCCGGCAGGAACGTGTCGTTCTCGGTGCGGGCGAGCAGCAGCTGTTCCAGGCCGAGTCCGTCGACGCGGACGAACCAGTTGTTCCCCGACCGTTCCGCGGCGATGCGTGCGGCGTCGGCGGCCTCCCCGAGGGTGGCGGCGAGCCCGGCCCGATCGGCCTGCAGGGAGCCGACCCCGCCCGCCACGTTGAAGGACCGACGCAGGCTGTCGTGGACGGCCCGCAGTTGGTGCACGTGCCGCTCCAGGTCCCGCGGGCTGGGGGCGGGGACGAAGCGCAACCAGGCGGTGATGCCCCGGCCCTGGACGGCGGCGTGCGACTCGACGCCCAGCCCGGACAGCGCGGTGCCGACCGCCCGCAGCAGGGCGAAGGTGTCCAGCCGGGTGCGCCCGATGACCCGGTACCCCAGGTGGTAGCCGGTGGTCCGCCAGCCCCGCTCGGTCATCCGCCGCTCGACCTCCTGGTCGTGGCCCTCGCCCAGGTCCAGGAAGTCGCGCAGCAGGTCCGAGGTCACCGACGCGTCGGTGACGGTGGCGACCTCGTCGATGAGGATGCGGGCGGCGACCGCGGGCATCGCGATCTCCGCGGCGACGGCCAGGGCGTCGAGCTGGCTGTCCCCGATGCCGGGGGCGAAGAACGCCAACCGCAGACCGGGGCGGGACGGGCTGTCCACCTGGACGGTGGCCACCGACACCTCGGGGGTGTGCACGATGCTGGTCCACCGGTCGTGCTGCACCAGATCGGGCCGGTCGGTGAGCCATCCGGCCAGCTCGCCCCCGTGCTCGTCGATCACCCCGGCGGCGTCCAGCAGGGCGACCCCGCTGCCGGTCACCGCGGCCAGGTGGCCGAGCAGATCGCCGAGGTCCTGCGCCGAGTAGCGGAACGCCGCGGTCAGTCGGCGGACCAGGTCCAGCACGATGGCGTCGCGGGCCAGGGCGAGTCGCCAGCAGGTCTCGGCCAGTTCGACCGGCCGGGCCACCGTCAGCACCGCCAGGTGCAGCCGGTCGGCCAGCCGTCGGGTCCCGGTGTCGAGCCGGTCGGCGTCCGGGACGGCCAGCGCGGTGTATCCGCGGTCGCGCACCCGCCGCAGCATCGCGTCCACCCGCCACGGCTCGCCCGGCAGCGGGGTGGCCACGATGGCCAGTCGACCTGCGCCGTCGGTGTCCAGGAGATCCTCGGTCAGCGCGAGCAGCGCGGTCGGCCACGCGCCGCCGACGGGCCCGGCGACCTGCCGCAGACCGCCGTCGGCCGGTTCGGCGGCCAGGGCGGGCAGATCGATGCCGCTCACCCGGACGCGCCCGGTTCCAGGTCGGTGACCCCGTAGGCGGCCGGGGTGACGCGGCGGAGGCGTTCGGGCCGATCGGTCCACCAGGTCGGTGCGGCGAGCTCGATCACCGCGATGTGGTGGGCGGGGGACAGATCGGTGATCTGCAGGACGGCGCGGGTGCGCACGTCGAGCACGGCCAGGATCGTCGGTGCGGCACTGATCAGCACCCCGTCGGTCATGAGGGCCAGTGTCTCCGTCCGGGTGATCAGCCGGTGCACGGCCCCACCCGGGCCCAAGAGGTGGAAGGACTGCACCTGGGGGTCGACCGGGTCGGTGAGCACGGCCTGGATGCGGCCCTGGGCCAGCAGCCGGCCACCGATCGCGGCGGCGAGATTGCCGATGGACGCCTCCCGCGCGGCCACGAACGCGCGGCCGAGGGTGAGGGCGCGGGTGGTCGACCCGGTCACGGCGTGCTCGACCAGGTCGCCGGCGGTGAAGCCCCCGACGACCACCGCCCCGGTGCCCCCGGACAGCCGCAGCGCCGCGCGGACCATCGCCTCGGCGTCCATCGGCCGGGGCCGGTCGACCAGCCCGACGCCGTCACCGGTGGTGGTCGCCACCACCAGCCCGGGGACCCCGTCGACGAGCAGGCTGACCTGGTCGATGCCGGGCAGGGCCCGGCCCATGCAGTCCGCGTCCAGCAGGGTGCGGCCCTGCGCGACGACGAAGCCGGTGAGCCCGTTCAGGCCGCCGATCTCCAGGGTGCACAGGGCCGGGGCGGTGGTCCCCGTCCACCGCTGCACCGCGGCGACGGCCGCGGTCAGCAGTTCCGGGCCGGGCAGCCGCTCGGTCATCACCATCGTCGACCCGGCCAGGGCGACGGCCAGGCAGGGTGTGGCCGGGTCCACGGCATCGGCCGGCACCACCTCGATCGGCCACGGGGCGCCGAGGGCCAGCAGCTCGAGCTGGGTGGTGGCGCCGCCGCCGCCCGATCCGAGCAGGGCGCACCCGTGCGCGAGGGCGTCGACGTCACGGCGTTCGACGCGGAGGCTCACGGGCGGCCAGCCTAGAGCGCGGCGCCCGCGGTCCGCGCGATCCGTTCCACCGGGACGAAGTCCTCGGACAGTCCGAAGGCCACCGGCCCGAAGG
Proteins encoded in this window:
- a CDS encoding S-methyl thiohydantoin desulfurase domain-containing protein, which gives rise to MSLRVERRDVDALAHGCALLGSGGGGATTQLELLALGAPWPIEVVPADAVDPATPCLAVALAGSTMVMTERLPGPELLTAAVAAVQRWTGTTAPALCTLEIGGLNGLTGFVVAQGRTLLDADCMGRALPGIDQVSLLVDGVPGLVVATTTGDGVGLVDRPRPMDAEAMVRAALRLSGGTGAVVVGGFTAGDLVEHAVTGSTTRALTLGRAFVAAREASIGNLAAAIGGRLLAQGRIQAVLTDPVDPQVQSFHLLGPGGAVHRLITRTETLALMTDGVLISAAPTILAVLDVRTRAVLQITDLSPAHHIAVIELAAPTWWTDRPERLRRVTPAAYGVTDLEPGASG